A part of Numenius arquata chromosome 2, bNumArq3.hap1.1, whole genome shotgun sequence genomic DNA contains:
- the LOC141462510 gene encoding histone H1.01-like, which translates to MSETAPAAAPDAPAPGAKAAAKKPKKAAGAAKARKPAGPSVTELITKAVSASKERKGLSLAALKKALAAGGYDVEKNNSRIKLGLKSLVSKGTLVQTKGTGASGSFRLNKKPGEVKEKAPRKRTTAAKPKKPAAKKPASAAKKPKKAAAVKKSPKKAKKPAAAAAKKAAKSPKKAAKAGRPKKAAKSPAKAKAVKPKAAKPKAAKPKAAKAKKAAPKKK; encoded by the coding sequence ATGTCCGAgaccgctcccgccgccgcccccgatGCGCCCGCGCCCGGCGCCAAGGCCGCCGCCAAGAAGCCGAAGAAAGCGGCGGGCGCCGCCAAAGCCCGCAAACCCGCCGGCCCCAGCGTCACCGAGCTGATCACCAAGGCCGTCTCCGCCTCCAAGGAGCGCAAGGGGCTCTCCCTCGCCGCGCTCAAGAAGGCGCTGGCCGCCGGCGGCTACGATGTGGAGAAGAACAACAGCCGCATCAAGCTGGGGCTCAAGAGCCTGGTCAGCAAGGGCACCCTGGTGCAGACCAAGGGCACCGGCGCCTCCGGCTCCTTCCGCCTCAACAAGAAACCCGGGGAAGTGAAGGAGAAGGCCCCCAGGAAGCGGACGACGGCGGCCAAGCCCAAGAAGCCGGCGGCCAAGAAGCCCGCCAGCGCCGCCAAGAAGCCCAAGAAAGCGGCGGCCGTGAAGAAGAGCCCCAAGAAAGCCAAGaagccggcggccgccgcggccaAGAAAGCGGCCAAGAGCCCCAAGAAAGCGGCTAAGGCAGGCCGCCCCAAAAAGGCAGCGAAGAGCCCGGCTAAAGCGAAGGCGGTGAAGCCCAAAGCAGCCAAGCCCAAGGCGGCCAAGCCCAAAGCGGCCAAGGCAAAGAAGGCAGCACCCAAAAAGAAGTAA
- the LOC141462509 gene encoding histone H2A-IV encodes MSGRGKQGGKARAKAKSRSSRAGLQFPVGRVHRLLRKGNYAERVGAGAPVYLAAVLEYLTAEILELAGNAARDNKKTRIIPRHLQLAIRNDEELNKLLGKVTIAQGGVLPNIQAVLLPKKTDSHKAKAK; translated from the coding sequence ATGTCCGGCCGCGGGAAGCAGGGCGGGAAGGCGCGGGCCAAGGCCAAGTCGCGCTCGTCGCGGGCCGGGCTGCAGTTCCCCGTGGGCCGCGTGCACCGGCTGCTGCGCAAGGGCAACTACGCGGAGCGGGTGGGCGCCGGCGCCCCGGTGTACCTGGCGGCCGTGCTGGAGTACCTGACGGCCGAGATCCTGGAGCTGGCGGGCAACGCGGCCCGCGACAACAAGAAGACGCGCATCATCCCCCGCCACCTGCAGCTGGCCATCCGCAACGACGAGGAGCTCAACAAGCTGCTGGGCAAGGTGACGATCGCGCAGGGCGGGGTGCTGCCCAACATCCAGGCCGTGCTGCTGCCCAAGAAGACCGACAGCCACAAGGCTAAAGCCAAGTGA
- the LOC141479353 gene encoding histone H2B 1/2/3/4/6, producing MPEPAKSAPAPKKGSKKAVTKTQKKGDKKRKKSRKESYSIYVYKVLKQVHPDTGISSKAMGIMNSFVNDIFERIAGEASRLAHYNKRSTITSREIQTAVRLLLPGELAKHAVSEGTKAVTKYTSSK from the coding sequence ATGCCTGAGCCGGCCAAGTCCGCCCCCGCGCCCAAGAAGGGCTCCAAGAAGGCGGTCACCAAGACCCAGAAGAAGGGTGACAAGAAGCGCAAGAAGAGCCGCAAGGAGAGCTACTCCATCTACGTGTACAAGGTGCTGAAGCAGGTGCACCCCGACACGGGCATCTCGTCCAAGGCCATGGGCATCATGAACTCCTTCGTCAACGACATCTTCGAGCGCATCGCCGGCGAGGCCTCGCGCCTGGCGCACTACAACAAGCGCTCCACCATCACCTCGCGGGAGATCCAGACGGCCGTGCGGCTCCTGCTGCCCGGCGAGCTGGCCAAGCACGCCGTCTCCGAGGGCACCAAGGCCGTCACCAAGTACACCAGCTCCAAGTAG